CCTACCGGCGCCTGGCGGCGCGGCTGTTGCCGCGCTACGGGGTCATGGTCACCCCGCCGGACGAGGAACCGGGGGCGACGCTGCTGGCGGGGAGTGCCCATGTGGAGGAGCGTGAGGCGACGAGGGGGCGGGCCGAGGTGATGCTGCGGCGCGGGCCGCGCGACGCGCGCGTGGCGACAGTGGACAGCGGGCCGCGCCGGGAGCGCACCGTGTACCCCGACGCGGAGCTGGCGCGCTACGTGGGGCGGGTGCGGCCGAGTCGCGCCACGAGCGAGTTGCCCCTGGCGCGGCAGCTCAACCGTGGGCCGGAGGCTATGTGGAACGGCGCGCCGGTCTGGCTCTTGCCGACGCTGATCGTGCTCAGCATCTTCCTGGTGGGGGCGGTGATCTCCATCGGCCTGCAGCAGCGCAGCGCGGCCCCGCCGATGCCCACGGCGGTCCTGGCGCCGACAGCGGGCCTGCCAGGCAGCCTGGCACGTTCGCCCGTGGCCGTCCCGGCGCCGGGGGAGGAGGGCGGCGCGGCAGACGAGGCGCCGCCGACCGTGGCGGTGCTGCCTCCGTTCGCCCCGGGCCAGACGGTGTACGTGCGCGGGGACGTGGAGGTGTTGAGTGTGCGGGCCAACCCGGGCGCCGCCGCCGACAATGTGGTCATCTTTGGCCTGGGGCCGGGAACGGCGGTCGAGGTGCTGAGCGGCCCTGTCGAGGCGGACGGTTACACCTGGTGGCAGGTACGCAGCCCGCTGGGCGAGGGCTGGTGCGCGGGGCAGTATCTGGAGGCGCGGTAGGGGCGTGTGGAGGTGTGGAGGTGTGGAGGTGTGGAGGTGTGGAGGTGTGTCCGGTTGATGTCTTGAACATTTTGTGAATTCGATTATCGGCGGTATTTTTACATCTCCACAGCTCTACATCTCCACACCTCCACATCTCTACGGCACCACAGCGCTCTGCGCGGAAATGGGCCGGAGTGGCGAAATGGCAAACGCTGCGGTCTTAAAAACCGCTGGGGGCAACCCCTTACGGGTTCGAGTCCCGTCTCCGGCACCAGGTAGAATGCACAGGACCGCGTGATCTCACTCCTTGAGCGGCTTGTTGTCCGCCACACCATTTCGTCACGAATGACGAAATGGTGTGGCGGCGTCTTGTGGCTCCTGAAATCGAGGTGAGCCGGAAGCAGTGGTTAGATTAGAATGGATGACGCAAAGGTGCCAGGGCGCAAAGAGTTTTGCCACTGATTTAAGCGCCCATACCGGCAGCCGTCTGCTCCAGGCGCTGGTGGTCGGGGTGGCGGCGCTGAGCTACTGGTCGCGTCTGGCGCTGCTCGCCCCGTTCACCCTGGCGGGCGCGGCGCTGGCGTTCCTGTTCAGGCGCGGCTTGCCCGCGCTGTGGGCAATCCATCGCGAGCTTGCCGCGGTTCATCCGGTGCTCTTTGCGAGGCTCACCCGGGGCGCTGCGATGAGGCCACACGGCTGCCCCGCGTGCCTGGCCAGGGCGTTATTAGAGTGCTGACCGAAATATCCACTGTGGACACTGAGCCGTGTGGCTCGTCGCACTCGCGCCGCTATCATTTCGGGTCAATCTTTTCGAGAAACGCTATTAGTAGTCTGAAAACAAAGTCTTTCGCTGAACCGCCGCCCCTCCCTAACCCTCCCCCGCTGGGGAAGGAGCCCGGCGTCTCCCTCCAACAGGGGGAGGCTGGGAAGGCGGCGGAAATGCCAGGAAACGTAGTTCACAGACTTCTATCGTCTGTGAATGAAGTGTTTCGGCAATTAACTGTCACCTCCTCACTCCTCCTCTCTGGTGGAGAGTTCTTCAACCAAGAACGGGTTTTCGGCATCCCGGCGCGGTGCGACGGCGCTCCTTCGCCGCCCTGTCTCCGCCCACAGCAGCGTCACCTTCGCG
Above is a genomic segment from Chloroflexaceae bacterium containing:
- a CDS encoding ligand-binding protein SH3, translating into MSTADDNRTPGPIELIESARTKYTAALGRLRRGYLELALLSFHGSVEDALRAHGLRLNLPAAREPFPDLLEALTQVTLGPLSLAEAEGVRRMHRLRGRIAHGEQVVVAAETIDAYRRLAARLLPRYGVMVTPPDEEPGATLLAGSAHVEEREATRGRAEVMLRRGPRDARVATVDSGPRRERTVYPDAELARYVGRVRPSRATSELPLARQLNRGPEAMWNGAPVWLLPTLIVLSIFLVGAVISIGLQQRSAAPPMPTAVLAPTAGLPGSLARSPVAVPAPGEEGGAADEAPPTVAVLPPFAPGQTVYVRGDVEVLSVRANPGAAADNVVIFGLGPGTAVEVLSGPVEADGYTWWQVRSPLGEGWCAGQYLEAR